The proteins below come from a single bacterium genomic window:
- a CDS encoding glycosyltransferase family 2 protein — translation MTLLLPVLNEIHGVREIMPRVRPEWCDQILVVDGGSTDGTAEYFRERGYAVVDQRRPGMRFAYLDALSQVTGDVIITFSPEGNSIPELIPPLIEKIREGYDMVIVSRYADGARSDDDDTVSGLANLVFTRTINLLFRARYTDAMVMFRAYRRELIGTLDLDKEASYWPEEAVFGKRVGWEPLLSIRAAKRRLRVTEIPGSEPARIGGRKRLHVLWGFAYILEIAREVISWR, via the coding sequence GTGACGCTGCTGCTCCCGGTCCTCAACGAAATCCACGGCGTGCGCGAGATCATGCCCCGGGTCAGGCCCGAGTGGTGCGATCAGATCCTCGTCGTCGACGGCGGGTCCACGGACGGCACGGCCGAGTACTTCCGGGAGCGCGGGTATGCGGTGGTGGACCAGCGGCGCCCGGGCATGCGCTTTGCCTACCTCGATGCGCTGTCCCAGGTCACCGGCGACGTCATCATCACGTTCAGCCCGGAGGGCAACTCGATCCCCGAACTGATCCCGCCGCTCATCGAAAAGATCCGCGAGGGCTACGACATGGTGATCGTGTCCCGCTACGCAGACGGGGCCCGCAGCGACGACGACGACACCGTGTCCGGGCTAGCGAACCTGGTGTTTACCCGGACCATCAACCTGTTGTTCCGGGCGCGGTATACTGACGCCATGGTCATGTTCCGCGCCTACCGGCGGGAGTTGATCGGCACCCTCGATCTCGACAAGGAGGCCTCGTACTGGCCTGAGGAGGCGGTCTTCGGCAAGCGTGTGGGCTGGGAGCCGCTGCTGAGCATCCGGGCTGCCAAGCGGCGTCTCCGGGTGACGGAGATTCCGGGGAGTGAGCCGGCGCGGATCGGGGGACGCAAGCGGCTGCACGTGCTGTGGGGATTCGCCTACATCCTCGAGATTGCACGAGAGGTGATCTCGTGGCGCTAG
- a CDS encoding thiamine pyrophosphate-dependent dehydrogenase E1 component subunit alpha, with protein sequence MALGPEHVSASRDARFYRALLRIRRVEEALADVYPTDKIQSPVHLSIGQEAASVGVCEALEPADVVFGTYRSHALYLAKGGDLPRMIAELYGKATGCAGGKGGSMHLIDPAAGVMGTSAVVASTIPQAVGFAWGLRVRGKPAVVASFFGDGAVEEGAFHESMNFAALKRLPVLFVCENNFYAIHSPQGARQPSSDLLDRARAYGIPAARIDDSDAAAIYEAARDAVDAIRGGASGPRFLECRAYRWREHVGPNEDFDAGYRSRDEAEPWFRLDPVARAGDLLRPEVRRAIEEEVLAEVRRAFEFAERSPFPDPEALSTDLFKESAHGAPADVR encoded by the coding sequence GTGGCGCTAGGGCCGGAACACGTGTCCGCGAGCCGCGACGCCCGATTCTACCGGGCGCTGCTCAGAATTCGCCGTGTCGAGGAAGCGCTCGCGGACGTCTACCCGACCGACAAGATCCAGAGTCCGGTGCACCTGAGTATCGGGCAGGAGGCGGCGTCGGTGGGTGTTTGCGAGGCCCTGGAGCCAGCGGACGTCGTGTTCGGCACGTACCGGAGTCACGCGTTGTACCTGGCCAAGGGCGGCGATTTGCCGCGCATGATCGCCGAGTTGTACGGGAAGGCCACGGGATGCGCCGGCGGGAAGGGCGGGTCGATGCATCTGATCGACCCGGCGGCGGGCGTGATGGGGACGTCGGCCGTGGTGGCCTCGACGATCCCGCAGGCCGTGGGATTCGCGTGGGGACTGCGCGTTCGGGGAAAGCCGGCCGTGGTGGCGAGCTTCTTCGGGGACGGCGCCGTCGAAGAGGGGGCGTTCCACGAAAGCATGAATTTTGCCGCCCTCAAGCGCCTGCCGGTGCTCTTCGTCTGCGAGAACAACTTCTACGCGATCCACTCGCCGCAGGGCGCCCGCCAGCCGTCCTCCGACCTGCTCGATCGGGCGCGCGCCTACGGCATCCCGGCTGCGCGGATCGACGATTCCGACGCCGCTGCGATCTACGAGGCCGCCCGGGACGCCGTCGACGCGATACGAGGTGGTGCCTCGGGCCCGAGATTCCTGGAATGCCGCGCCTACCGCTGGCGAGAGCACGTCGGGCCGAACGAGGATTTTGACGCCGGGTACCGGTCGCGAGACGAGGCGGAACCCTGGTTCCGCCTCGATCCGGTGGCGCGCGCGGGCGACCTCCTGCGGCCGGAAGTCCGCCGGGCGATCGAAGAGGAAGTGCTGGCGGAGGTTCGCCGGGCCTTCGAGTTCGCGGAGCGCAGTCCGTTCCCGGACCCCGAAGCACTCTCCACAGACCTCTTCAAGGAGTCAGCGCATGGAGCGCCTGCTGACGTACGCTGA